One genomic window of Prochlorococcus marinus str. NATL2A includes the following:
- a CDS encoding P-II family nitrogen regulator — MKKIEAIIRPFKLEDVKIALVNAGIVGMTVSEVRGFGRQKGQVERYRGSEFTVEFLQKLKVEVVVPDEKSEIVLKAIADAAKTGEIGDGKIFVSPIDSVVRIRTGDRNEIAL; from the coding sequence ATGAAAAAGATAGAGGCAATAATCCGACCTTTTAAGCTGGAGGATGTAAAGATTGCATTAGTAAATGCAGGTATAGTTGGCATGACTGTAAGCGAGGTAAGAGGGTTTGGCAGACAAAAAGGACAAGTTGAGAGATATAGAGGATCAGAATTCACCGTTGAGTTTCTTCAAAAGCTCAAAGTTGAGGTAGTAGTTCCTGATGAAAAATCTGAAATTGTTTTAAAAGCTATTGCTGATGCAGCCAAGACAGGAGAGATCGGAGATGGCAAAATTTTTGTTAGCCCAATTGATTCCGTTGTTCGAATAAGAACGGGCGACAGGAACGAAATAGCTCTTTAA
- a CDS encoding TlyA family RNA methyltransferase, translating to MTKKSRLDLHLLTKGLVKTRQEAQNLIRAGKVKTINGQILDKPGQEVLRDLEIEVTQPLRYVSRGGEKLAEAFNQFPLDIKNRICLDAGISTGGFTDCLLQQGAAKVYGVDVGYGQTAWSIRNDPRVVLLERTNIRHLTPEKLFNDGDPIPDFAVADLSFISLKIVLPSIKSLLQSDRSELLVLVKPQFEVGKDKVGKGGVVRDHSLHAEAVEGVVNESKKYGWNPKGLIASPLKGPAGNQEYLLWMGDEVKGNIELEKLFNVF from the coding sequence ATGACTAAAAAATCGCGATTAGATCTTCACTTGCTGACTAAAGGGTTGGTGAAAACACGTCAAGAGGCTCAGAACCTTATCAGAGCTGGCAAAGTTAAAACAATTAACGGTCAAATTCTTGATAAGCCAGGCCAAGAAGTTTTAAGAGATCTTGAGATAGAAGTTACGCAGCCCTTGAGATATGTATCTAGAGGGGGTGAAAAGTTGGCTGAAGCGTTTAATCAATTTCCTCTAGATATTAAGAATAGGATTTGTTTAGATGCTGGGATTTCAACTGGTGGTTTTACAGATTGTCTTTTACAGCAAGGAGCGGCAAAGGTTTATGGAGTTGATGTTGGCTATGGTCAGACTGCATGGAGTATTAGAAATGATCCAAGAGTGGTTCTTTTGGAACGAACCAATATTAGGCATTTAACTCCTGAAAAATTATTCAATGATGGAGACCCAATACCAGATTTCGCAGTAGCTGATTTATCTTTTATCTCTCTTAAAATTGTTTTACCGAGTATCAAATCTCTTCTTCAATCTGACCGGTCTGAGTTGTTGGTATTAGTGAAACCTCAATTTGAGGTTGGCAAAGATAAAGTTGGCAAAGGTGGAGTGGTTCGTGATCATTCGCTACATGCTGAGGCTGTAGAGGGTGTGGTTAACGAATCTAAAAAATATGGATGGAATCCGAAAGGGTTAATTGCATCGCCTTTAAAAGGTCCTGCTGGTAATCAAGAATATCTTCTTTGGATGGGTGATGAGGTAAAAGGCAATATTGAACTCGAAAAATTATTTAATGTTTTTTGA